The following are encoded together in the Bacteroidales bacterium MB20-C3-3 genome:
- a CDS encoding radical SAM protein produces the protein MKNYNGKAIYQPKGKAAEYAKWACNFYVGCSNGCTYCYLKKGRGAKILGGDKPTLKKCFKDEKHAIEVFNKELQANLPELQKHGLFFSFTTDPMLPETIGLTEYAIDMATDFRVPVKILTKRADWIDCLLPRLPVNMHNMYAFGFTLTGHDELELCASTNQERIEAMKKLHDAGFKTFASIEPIIDFKSSFKMVQQTKGFCDLYKVGLESGKKYDIIDAQTFVERLSEIAEEPKIYLKESLQKLTRYAPGMLGENFVSKDYNIFNQ, from the coding sequence ATGAAGAACTACAACGGAAAAGCAATTTATCAGCCAAAAGGCAAAGCTGCTGAGTATGCGAAATGGGCCTGCAATTTTTATGTTGGCTGCTCAAACGGCTGTACTTACTGCTATTTGAAAAAAGGCAGGGGGGCGAAGATCCTGGGGGGTGATAAGCCGACATTAAAGAAGTGTTTCAAAGACGAAAAACATGCAATAGAAGTATTTAATAAAGAACTCCAAGCGAACCTTCCGGAGCTGCAAAAACATGGCCTGTTTTTCAGTTTCACAACCGATCCGATGTTGCCGGAGACAATAGGACTTACCGAATACGCTATTGATATGGCAACAGACTTTCGTGTTCCCGTTAAAATACTAACCAAGCGAGCAGACTGGATAGATTGCCTATTACCAAGATTGCCGGTAAATATGCATAATATGTACGCTTTTGGTTTCACCCTTACCGGCCATGATGAGCTTGAGCTATGTGCGTCAACCAACCAGGAGCGTATTGAAGCAATGAAAAAGCTACATGATGCTGGATTTAAAACCTTTGCTTCCATTGAGCCGATAATTGATTTCAAGAGCAGTTTTAAAATGGTTCAACAAACAAAAGGGTTTTGCGACTTGTACAAGGTGGGGTTAGAAAGTGGGAAAAAGTACGATATAATTGATGCGCAGACATTCGTTGAGCGATTAAGTGAGATAGCGGAAGAGCCTAAAATATATCTCAAGGAGTCCCTGCAAAAGCTGACTCGGTATGCACCCGGAATGCTTGGAGAAAATTTCGTTTCAAAAGACTACAACATTTTTAATCAATAA
- a CDS encoding M23 family metallopeptidase — MKVCEGRITSKFGYRVHPVTKVKSSFHNGVDIACPIGTPVFSPGDCVVAQTYDHETGGKTIILREIATNDRFGFCHLGEILVRTGVVIKKGHLIAKSGNTGRSTGPHLHFSYGTGGYWKNGVCLEFKYLDPTAKIEIK; from the coding sequence ATGAAAGTCTGCGAGGGGAGGATAACGAGCAAGTTTGGATATAGAGTTCATCCGGTCACAAAAGTAAAAAGCTCTTTTCACAATGGAGTTGATATTGCGTGTCCCATTGGAACACCTGTTTTTTCTCCCGGTGATTGTGTTGTAGCACAAACTTACGACCACGAAACAGGAGGTAAAACTATAATCCTAAGAGAGATAGCTACTAATGACAGGTTTGGCTTTTGCCACCTTGGGGAGATACTGGTTAGAACCGGAGTAGTTATTAAGAAAGGACACTTGATTGCTAAAAGCGGCAATACCGGAAGATCCACAGGGCCACACTTGCATTTCAGCTATGGAACAGGCGGCTATTGGAAAAATGGCGTTTGCCTTGAATTTAAATATTTGGATCCTACTGCTAAAATTGAAATTAAATAA